A window from Pseudomonas sp. Tri1 encodes these proteins:
- the nfuA gene encoding Fe-S biogenesis protein NfuA: protein MTAITITDAAHDYLADLLSKQNTPGIGIRIFITQPGTQYAETCIAYCKPGEEKAEDTALGLKSFTAYIDSFSEAFLDDAVVDYATDRMGGQLTIKAPNAKVPMVNADSPVNERINYYLQTEINPGLASHGGQVSLIDVVEDGIAVLQFGGGCQGCGQADVTLKEGIERTLLERIPELKGVRDVTDHTQKENAYY from the coding sequence ATGACCGCTATTACGATTACCGATGCCGCCCACGATTACCTGGCTGACCTGCTCTCCAAGCAGAACACCCCGGGTATCGGGATCCGCATCTTCATCACCCAGCCCGGCACCCAGTACGCTGAAACTTGCATTGCCTACTGCAAGCCGGGGGAAGAGAAAGCCGAAGACACTGCGTTGGGGCTCAAGAGCTTCACCGCCTACATCGACTCGTTCAGCGAAGCGTTCCTGGACGATGCGGTGGTCGATTACGCCACCGACCGTATGGGCGGCCAGTTGACCATCAAGGCGCCGAACGCCAAGGTGCCGATGGTCAATGCCGACAGCCCGGTCAACGAGCGCATCAATTACTACCTGCAAACCGAAATCAACCCGGGGCTGGCCAGCCACGGCGGCCAGGTTTCGCTGATCGACGTGGTGGAAGACGGCATCGCCGTGCTCCAGTTCGGCGGCGGCTGCCAGGGCTGCGGCCAGGCTGACGTGACCCTGAAGGAAGGTATCGAACGCACCTTGCTCGAGCGCATTCCGGAACTCAAGGGCGTGCGCGACGTGACCGACCACACGCAGAAAGAAAACGCCTACTACTGA
- the cobM gene encoding precorrin-4 C(11)-methyltransferase translates to MTVYFIGAGPGDPELITVKGQRLIRSCAVIIYAGSLVPAAVLEGHHAEQVVNSAELHLEQIIELIKAAHLNGQDVARVHSGDPSLYGAIGEQIRCLRELGIPFEIIPGVTATSACAALLGAELTLPDISQSVILTRYADKTAMPAGEELSSLAQHGATMAIHLGVNHLEKIVGELLPHYGVDCPIAVIHRATWPDQDWAVGTLADIVEKVQAKGFRRTALILVGRVLGNDVFSESSLYRAGHAHLYRP, encoded by the coding sequence ATGACCGTTTACTTCATCGGCGCCGGCCCCGGCGACCCGGAACTCATCACCGTCAAGGGCCAACGGCTGATCCGCAGCTGCGCGGTGATTATCTACGCCGGCTCCCTGGTACCGGCCGCCGTGCTGGAAGGCCATCATGCCGAACAAGTGGTCAACAGCGCCGAGCTGCACCTGGAACAAATCATTGAGTTGATCAAGGCTGCTCATCTCAACGGCCAGGACGTGGCCCGGGTGCATTCCGGTGACCCGAGCCTGTACGGCGCCATTGGTGAGCAGATTCGTTGCCTGCGGGAATTGGGCATCCCTTTCGAGATCATCCCGGGTGTGACCGCGACCTCAGCCTGCGCCGCCTTACTAGGCGCAGAACTGACCCTGCCGGACATCTCCCAGAGCGTGATCCTCACCCGTTACGCGGACAAAACCGCGATGCCCGCTGGTGAGGAACTGAGCAGCCTGGCGCAACACGGGGCGACCATGGCGATTCACCTGGGGGTCAATCATCTGGAAAAAATCGTCGGCGAACTGCTGCCCCACTACGGCGTCGATTGCCCGATCGCAGTGATTCATCGGGCGACATGGCCGGATCAGGATTGGGCGGTGGGGACGCTGGCTGATATCGTCGAGAAGGTGCAGGCCAAGGGCTTTCGCCGCACGGCGCTGATTCTGGTGGGACGTGTACTGGGTAACGATGTGTTCAGCGAATCGTCGCTGTACCGCGCCGGGCATGCACATCTCTATAGGCCCTGA
- a CDS encoding cobalamin biosynthesis protein: MSREPILVVGLGCQRGCPASTLRALLDQALLAHGVALDQVRALASIDLKRDEPGLLELAEQLALPMTCFSAEQLADYRERLSHRSEIAFERTGCYGIAESAALALADQLGTTPAMLLIPRQKGPMSTLALARTS, translated from the coding sequence ATGAGCCGCGAGCCGATCCTGGTGGTCGGCCTTGGCTGCCAGCGCGGCTGCCCGGCCAGCACGTTACGGGCATTGCTCGATCAGGCGTTGCTGGCCCACGGTGTTGCGCTTGATCAGGTGCGAGCCCTGGCCAGTATCGACCTCAAGCGTGACGAACCGGGCCTGCTGGAACTGGCCGAACAACTGGCGCTGCCGATGACTTGCTTCAGCGCCGAGCAGTTGGCCGATTATCGGGAGCGGCTCAGTCACCGCTCCGAGATCGCTTTCGAGCGGACCGGGTGCTACGGCATCGCCGAAAGCGCCGCCCTGGCTCTGGCCGACCAACTGGGCACGACGCCCGCGATGCTGCTGATTCCCCGTCAAAAAGGCCCCATGAGCACGCTGGCATTGGCGCGCACGTCGTAA
- a CDS encoding CbtA family protein has protein sequence MIKRIAQTAGFSGLLAALLLTLLQSFWVSPLILQAETFEKAPAAEVHEHADGVAHTHDAEAWEPEDGWQRVLSTTGGNLVVAVGFALMLAGLYTLRAPTRTSQGLLWGLAGYATFVLAPTLGLPPELPGTAAADLAQRQMWWIGTAASTAVGIALIAFGKHWLLKLLGVATLLVPHVIGAPQPEVHSMLAPEALESQFKIASQVTNVAFWLALGLISAWLFRRDGQAQHDA, from the coding sequence ATGATCAAGCGTATCGCGCAGACCGCTGGTTTCAGCGGCTTGCTGGCCGCCCTGCTGCTGACGCTCCTGCAAAGCTTCTGGGTGTCGCCGCTGATTCTTCAAGCCGAAACCTTTGAAAAAGCCCCGGCGGCTGAGGTCCATGAACACGCCGACGGCGTGGCCCATACCCACGATGCCGAAGCCTGGGAGCCGGAAGACGGCTGGCAGCGCGTACTGTCTACCACAGGCGGCAACCTGGTGGTGGCGGTGGGTTTCGCCCTGATGCTGGCGGGTCTGTATACCTTGCGCGCACCGACTCGCACTTCCCAGGGCCTGCTTTGGGGCCTGGCCGGTTATGCCACCTTCGTCCTGGCGCCGACCCTCGGTCTGCCACCGGAGCTGCCCGGCACCGCCGCGGCCGATCTGGCCCAGCGGCAGATGTGGTGGATCGGCACCGCAGCGTCCACAGCGGTGGGCATCGCCCTGATCGCCTTCGGCAAACACTGGCTGCTCAAGTTGCTGGGGGTGGCGACGTTGCTGGTGCCCCATGTCATCGGCGCACCGCAGCCGGAAGTCCACTCGATGCTGGCGCCCGAAGCACTGGAAAGCCAATTCAAGATCGCCTCGCAAGTAACCAACGTCGCGTTCTGGCTGGCCCTCGGCCTGATCAGCGCCTGGCTGTTTCGCCGTGACGGTCAAGCCCAGCACGACGCATGA
- a CDS encoding CbtB-domain containing protein yields the protein MSTISSTARTASSTTTLSQRLSAAILASILGAGLVYFAGFSHIEAVHNAAHDTRHSAAFPCH from the coding sequence ATGTCGACCATCAGCAGCACCGCCCGCACCGCCAGCAGCACCACCACCTTGAGCCAACGCCTGAGCGCCGCGATCCTGGCCTCGATCCTGGGTGCCGGCCTGGTCTATTTCGCCGGTTTCTCCCACATCGAAGCGGTGCACAACGCCGCCCACGACACCCGCCACAGCGCCGCCTTCCCGTGCCATTGA
- the cobW gene encoding cobalamin biosynthesis protein CobW produces the protein MKTLAKLPVTIVTGFLGSGKTTLLRHMLDNAQGRRIAVIVNEFGELGIDGEILKQCSIGCTEEEANGRVYELANGCLCCTVQEEFFPVMRELVARRGDLDHILIETSGLALPKPLVQAFQWPEIRSACTVDAVITVVDSPAVAAGTFAAFPDQVDAQRKLDPNLDHESPLHELFADQLASADLVILNKADLISPEDLAKVRLEVAEELPPAVKVIEASSGRLPLDVLIGLGAGSEEHIDSRHSHHDHHHDGDEDDHDHDAFDSISIELPQADESLLLDALTQLVVQHSVLRVKGFAAIPNKPMRLLIQGVGTRFDKHFDRQWGADEARVTRLVLIGQALDAGLLEAQLRAALSV, from the coding sequence ATGAAAACACTGGCCAAACTTCCCGTCACCATCGTCACCGGTTTCCTCGGCTCGGGTAAAACCACCTTGCTGCGGCACATGCTCGACAACGCCCAGGGCCGCCGTATCGCGGTGATCGTCAACGAGTTCGGCGAGTTGGGCATCGACGGCGAGATCCTCAAGCAGTGCTCCATCGGTTGCACCGAAGAAGAAGCCAACGGCCGCGTCTACGAACTGGCCAACGGTTGCCTGTGCTGCACGGTGCAGGAAGAGTTCTTCCCGGTGATGCGCGAGCTGGTGGCCCGGCGCGGCGACCTCGACCATATCCTCATCGAAACCTCCGGCCTGGCCCTGCCCAAGCCGCTGGTCCAGGCTTTCCAATGGCCGGAAATCCGCAGCGCCTGCACTGTCGATGCGGTGATCACCGTGGTCGACAGCCCGGCCGTGGCCGCCGGCACCTTCGCCGCGTTTCCCGACCAGGTCGACGCGCAGCGCAAGCTCGACCCGAACCTGGACCATGAATCGCCGCTGCACGAACTGTTCGCCGACCAGCTGGCCAGCGCCGACCTGGTGATCCTCAACAAAGCCGACCTGATCAGCCCTGAAGACCTGGCCAAAGTCCGCCTGGAAGTGGCCGAAGAGTTGCCACCGGCGGTCAAAGTCATCGAAGCCAGCAGCGGTCGCTTGCCATTGGACGTGCTGATTGGCCTGGGCGCTGGTTCCGAAGAACACATCGACAGCCGCCACAGCCATCACGATCATCACCATGACGGCGACGAAGACGACCATGATCATGACGCCTTCGACTCCATTTCCATCGAATTGCCCCAGGCCGACGAAAGCCTGCTGCTGGACGCACTGACGCAATTGGTGGTCCAGCACAGCGTACTGCGGGTCAAGGGTTTCGCGGCGATCCCGAACAAGCCGATGCGCCTGCTGATCCAAGGCGTTGGCACGCGGTTCGACAAGCATTTCGACCGCCAGTGGGGCGCCGATGAAGCACGGGTCACCCGTTTGGTGCTGATTGGCCAGGCACTCGATGCCGGGCTGCTTGAAGCGCAGTTGCGCGCCGCCCTCAGCGTCTAA